The [Clostridium] celerecrescens 18A genomic sequence CTAGCTCCAGATTAAGCCCGATGTTGTTGGCGTCTGCCGAATAGATTCTGGAAGATGCAACAAGGCCGGATACGCCGGCGCAAAGGCCGCAGAATACATAGGACAGAAAGATGATCCTGGAAGATTTGATTCCCATGAGTCTGGAAGCCCTGGAGTTGATTCCTACCGTCTGGATATAAAGCCCCAGCGTAGTCTTTTTAAGTAATACGTAAGTAAGGATCACTACCAGAAGTGCCACGAATACGGGAGTTGGAACAGGAATCCCGGGAATGCTGGATCCCAGCATTTTATAAGATTCCACCCGAATGTAGGTGATCTGCCCTCTGGTGATCAGCTGTGCCATACCCCGACCTGCCGTAAACAGAATCAAGGTCGCTACCATGGGCTGGATCTTCATCTTCGCCACCAGGAATCCATTAAAGCATCCGCATAACATACCTGCAAAAACCGCTGCCAGCACACCTAATATATAGGGATTTTGAAACTCATTCACGGTCTGCAGCCCGCCTGCCAGAATATAGCAGCAAACGGCTCCGGCCACAGACATGACCGCTCCCACAGAAATATCCGTCCCCCCGGAAGCCGCTACAACCATGGTCATTCCCACAGACAGGATCACCAGATCACTAGCCCGGTTGATCACATCGATAATATAACCGTATAAAACACCGTTTTTTATTGTTACCTGAAAAAAAGTCGGTGTTTTGATAAGGTTTGACAACAGCACCAGAACAAGGCAGAACAGTGGCAGAAACAAGCGGGTTCCAGTTAGTTTCTTCACAAACACGATCAGCTTATTCATCTCCCGCACCTCCTGCAATTGCCTTCATAATATTATTCTGGTCCAGTTCGCCTTCTTTAAGCTCTCCCACCTTCTGCCCATCCCGGAGTACGGCCATACGACTGCAGGTACGCAGCATTTCCTCTACCTCCGAAGAGATAAACATTACGGCCTTGTCCTCCTCTGAAAGCTTTACCACCAATTTCTGAATCTCTGTCTTGGTACCGACATCGATCCCTCTGGTGGGTTCATCTAGTATGAGAAAATCCGGGTCCGTAAGGAGCCATCTTCCTAAAATCACCTTCTGCTGGTTTCCTCCACTTAAGCTTTTTACAGGAGTCTCCCTGTTAGCTGTCTTTATCTGTAATAGTTCTATATACTTATCTGCAAGCTCCTCCTGCTCTTTTTGTCCAAAAGGCCGGAACATTCCCTTCTTTGCCTGAAGCGCCAAAATCAAATTGTCACGTACCGATAGATCCGCCACGATCCCTTCCTCCTTCCGGTTTTCCGGAAGATACGCCATACCAGCCATCATGGCGTCAAGGGGAGCCGCCACCGAAACCGGCCGGCCGTTTACTTTTAACGCCCCGCTGTCCGGCTTATCCGCTCCATAAAGGCTCCTGGCAAGCTCCGAGCGTCCGGATCCTAAAAGCCCGGTAAGGCCAATTACCTCCCCTTTACGGACCTTTAAGTCGTAGGGCTTTATAGTTCCCTGCTTCCCGATCCCCTGTGCATCGATCACCAATTCCCCGGACCGTTCCTTTGCCTCTCCACTTTTTTTTATGGCAGCCAGATCGTCAAAATCTTTTCCCATCATCTTGGCTACCAGCTGTACTCTGGGCAGTTTTTCCGTTTCATACTCTCCAACCAGAGCCCCATTTCTCAAAACGGTGATCTTATCGCAGACCTCATATACCTGTTCCAGGAAATGTGTGACAAAAATGATTCCTACCCCTTCTGATTTGAGGCGGTCCATCAGACGGAATAGCTTCTCCACCTCATTGTCATCTAAGGAAGAGGTGGGTTCGTCAAGAATCAAAACCTTTGCGGACATATCCACTGCCCTGGCAATTGCAAACATCTGCTGCAAAGCGA encodes the following:
- a CDS encoding sugar ABC transporter ATP-binding protein; this translates as MPNEIVLAMRSISKTFPGVQALDHVDFTLRRGEIHALMGENGAGKSTLIKVLTGVEEFESGEITIDGFKGNMINHSPQEAQAHGISTVYQEVNLCPNLSVAENLFIGREPKRAGIIDWKTMNKKAKDLMESLDIHIDVTRALENYSIALQQMFAIARAVDMSAKVLILDEPTSSLDDNEVEKLFRLMDRLKSEGVGIIFVTHFLEQVYEVCDKITVLRNGALVGEYETEKLPRVQLVAKMMGKDFDDLAAIKKSGEAKERSGELVIDAQGIGKQGTIKPYDLKVRKGEVIGLTGLLGSGRSELARSLYGADKPDSGALKVNGRPVSVAAPLDAMMAGMAYLPENRKEEGIVADLSVRDNLILALQAKKGMFRPFGQKEQEELADKYIELLQIKTANRETPVKSLSGGNQQKVILGRWLLTDPDFLILDEPTRGIDVGTKTEIQKLVVKLSEEDKAVMFISSEVEEMLRTCSRMAVLRDGQKVGELKEGELDQNNIMKAIAGGAGDE
- a CDS encoding ABC transporter permease, giving the protein MNKLIVFVKKLTGTRLFLPLFCLVLVLLSNLIKTPTFFQVTIKNGVLYGYIIDVINRASDLVILSVGMTMVVAASGGTDISVGAVMSVAGAVCCYILAGGLQTVNEFQNPYILGVLAAVFAGMLCGCFNGFLVAKMKIQPMVATLILFTAGRGMAQLITRGQITYIRVESYKMLGSSIPGIPVPTPVFVALLVVILTYVLLKKTTLGLYIQTVGINSRASRLMGIKSSRIIFLSYVFCGLCAGVSGLVASSRIYSADANNIGLNLELDAILAVALGGNSLGGGKFSLLGSVIGAYTIQALSTTLYAMGVSPDQIPVYKAIVVVIIVALQSTELKKMAKRYQTGREVGKKVA